The sequence TCGCATTTTTCTTTGTCATCGTTGCCAGTCTTCTTCGCATCAGCTGCAATTAATTCGGAGATCTTAAGGCAGTTTTCCAGTATGCTGTCCTTAGCACTTCTTTCCATTTTTCCCATTGCCAACGTTTCTTTGCCTATTGGAACAGATTTACTGATGTGCATTGCTTCTGTTGAGCTGTCATGGGCTGCCTTCAATTGCGTCGGTTTCGGTTTGTTTACCAATGTGGCGGATAAGTGATCGACATTCGTCTTACATTCGATTGGCGGGCGTGTGCCAATGTTCACCTGCGTCACCAGATGCCTTGGGGTTTTGCGTTCACAATCGATGCCACGCTCACGTTTATACTGTTGTACCACCTTGACGAAGGGATATAATGGTCGATCCTTTTTGTGTGCATCCTCCATGAGATTGCGTGCATATTCAAAGAAGTACTTATCCTCTCGCTCTTCTTTGTTGTCCTCACAGGTGGGGCGCATTAGTTCCTTATCTTCGTTTTCAACGCGTTTCTTGAGTTCAAGCTGTTCCTTTAATGAGGCACGCGTTTCTTTTATTTGAGTAAGACGCTTTTGCTGTTGTGCCTCCTCAAACAGACGATTTACTTCACAGTTCTTAAAGCGGGTGGCCATATCGTAACGCTTTTCTTCCTCGGCGCGACGTTTAACTTCCTTTTGCTGCTGCAGTTCGCGCATATATGCTTCTATACGTGCCTGTTTTGCCGCCTTGTCCTTACGTATTTTTTCTTGCTCCTCAGCCGTGAATTTCAGTTGCATGCGACTAATATCACGACGCACGCGCTCATCCTCCGCTGCGTCTGTCTTAGCCTGAATACAGCGGAAGAACTGAGCCTGCATCTCTTGTTTCTTCTCTTCACCGTAGATTAGTTTCTTCGCTTCTTCCTCCTTTTTGACGACATCCATGTCCAATTTGCCCAGATTATAAACACAACACAAGCGATCCTCAATCTCTTCGGTCATACGTTCCCCTGAAATGTGAGAGAAGGTTAAAAAGCACAATTTAAACTAGCTACGATAACGTACTTAATCTACGTTGCTCTACCATTTTCATGGCTTCTAGTGCATTTTTGCGCAGTGAAGCTCTTTTTTTCTCCATAATAGCTTTCTCTCTTTCGATTTGTGCCTTGATTTCCTGATCCATTGCCTCTCGTATGGCCTGTTGCTCCTTGATGAGCTGCTTTTTGTGCTCCACGCGCTGTTTGTAGGACTCGTTGATTGTTTGAAGCATCTCCTTCTTGTACGTGTTCATGTTCTGTTCGCGTTCCAATTGTCGCAGTTGGTCCTCTTGCATGAACGCAAACGCTTGATGCTCACAGGCTAACTTATCCATGCATTCCTGCCGTTTAATAGCCTTTTCGAACTCTTTATTTATATTGCGTTGAACGTTTCGCGCACGAAGTACTTCGCTTTGCATGGCCGCTGAGTGTAGATCCTTGGGTCCGGGCTTTAGTTGTTCCATTAAATTTTGCGCCTTAGCCAGTCGCTCGCTTCTTTCTCGTTCCTCGTTTTCCTTCGACTGATGGATGTCCTCCTGCACTAAATAGATGAATAATACACGATAAAGGAGTTAGAATTTACTTTTTAGCTTACACTGGAAACTAACaaggaattcaaaaaatttcaatttagaaaatttcgtgtattgtatatgtattgaattttttagcATACTTTCagcatattttattgaaattgggAATTGGGTTTGTCGTATGTTTGTAATCAATGTATTAACTGAGATTTTCGTATAAATATTGCATCTGGGAGTCGTGTATTGAACAGTATAGGCAACTTTTTTTGGATTTGGTGCTTGCTGGCATTTTTTGGCATTGATTTTACGTGATTCGTTCTATACATTAATGATGATGCCttactttttgtaattttttgttccatatTCGCCTTGATCTCAGCCAGCTTCTCATCTTGAGTCCTTTGTATGTTGCCCTTAAAATGTGCTACCAATTGATCCGATCCCTCCTTCAAATATTCCTTATATTTCTGTTCTTCTTCGATTTCTTTCTGAGCTTGCAACTTTTCCACCTGATTGGCATTGTTTAGCAACTTATTGAAGCGCTGTGACGAGAGCACTATAGGCTTTTTATTGCCAATTTTCGGTAATTCGATCGGGGCTTCTTTACCGCGCGACACGCAATTTATCATTGTGAAATACGTTCAAAAAAGCTTAGTCTTGCAAAACGATTTCAATCGttatttttcgtaaaaactCAGAACGCGATTTTCTCTTCCTTggcttccaaaaattaatttttgactatgagaaaattCCAAAGTTTCTAATGAATTCTAACGAAAAGGTTGCTACGGTTGCCGTAGTGATACGGCGAGGTAACAAGTGCTGGATGGGTAGGTTAAATGGTTGACTgggataatttaaaaattattaaattgtttCGTGAAAAAAGCAACTGTTGGTGCTTGATTATATGAATAATTCTAGGCAAAATATTTTAGGTGTGgagctatgaaaaaaaaacgtttagtTAAGCTAATACCTTactcataaatttaaaaaactatgaAAGCTtcagtttgcttttttttatatggctaTGAACTCCCACTTATTCCAAATAGACGCCGATATACACAATAATTGCCTGGCACGTGAAGGTACCACTCACGACACCAACTACCTCTTCACCTGTTTAAACTTACTCATCTATCACTCCTCGCCCTGTGGCCCACCCCGGCGAAACAGCTGGTTTCCGAGATTTTCCATTCCATTGATGACAGCGACTGATGATTTCAATATTCTAAGCAAGGATTTGtaagctactacaacaacaacagcccaAATTTGGGTCGCTCGTTTGctccaatttcaatttattattgccTCTCTAAGTAAAGGAAAGAAAATAGAATGAGATATTGTTAATTGTTAtcaccaaaaaaagaaaagcttgTGGTATTttccgaatttaatttaatttattttcgtattttaaatcgaaataaaagaacgaaaattcaaattgattgggcaatttttattatttacatggcagctgtagtagacgtcgcaaggtcttatggttttcttgccttgccccgtccatcgcatctcttggatggcagtgatgtcagcctttactctcacgaggacatcaaccagccgggcagaggcaccttccccattaagggaccggacattccaggtgcatgccctcaaatcgtattccttgtttcgtttgcaggggtcgtcatcagtgttggaagttctcaaataactcaaaaatacaattaacatagttccGTAGAGCAGATAGAATCAACAACTTCCGACTGAGTTTCAATGCAATGTTCTGGcaattgcattgaaattcacTCGTAAGTGAATTACCGAAACTGCCTGattatatgaaaaatactcaTAAATGCCAACTTTCgaaccttaaaaaaattatgtacaatgatgaagctcattttgaATAATTCATATGGAAACCTCGGCCATTTCCGTTGTATACCATGCGTCAGTGGTTCTTTGAAGCTGTTAAGTATTGTCACAACCGATTCGGTGTGAAAtagtatacatttttaattgtattgaGGTCGAAACTTTCAACCATTCTAGCATTATGTTTGAGTATAAattcttcttcaaaatatttacaaataccaATCTATAAAGTAGGGGACTGAGTGCAGAAAGCCCTCTCTTCTAATTATTGATATTTTCCAGGGGCCCGATTTGCACAATAACGGGTCATAGAGTGAATAACTACTAATGCTAATATGCAAATAAAGATATATTTCTTTGTTACAGTGTAAGTGCGctgctattaatttttttcttttttcttttgaacttaatttaatttagataCTAAACAGCTGCCTTGAGAATAGAACAGGGAATACAGGGCAAAACTTAATATGTgacatgttttgtttttgctattcatATATATCTGGAGGTCCACGCCGTGAGTAGAAGCTTTTACTCCGTGTTGTATACCTATATAGCTTTTGCTCACGATGTACATTCTTGGCTTTTGCTGACGTCAAATGTTGGTAAACAAAAAGCAGCTGACTGCatcatacaaaacaaaaacttgaaatttGTTTGGAAGAATTTTAATACAGCTGATTTCTGCAAAGAGCTGCACATTTAATGTCAACATAAACTTGCACAGAAATGTCAAACAGTCGCTctgcaaagcaaagcaaaaaaaatcaacatgtGTACATTTTGACAGCCAACCAATTTTTTTGGACAACGATTTTGCGAGTTTCGTCGGCTAGTCTATTTGATTACATTTGGCTAGACGAAAAGTTTATGTTAAAGTGAGAGGAtatttatttgtgaaaattttctacGATACGATTTGGATGAAAAGTATTGGAAACTTATGTAATTGGCGTTAGATATATTAATGGAGAGTTTGAAATGTTGCTAAACGCAAAAGAGTGGTATCAAGCTTGCTAATGATAAAAAATCAATAGCTATGCAAAGTGAAAAAAGATGCAAGAAGAAGGCTGTAAAGTGATTTTTCGTAGAAAATATTTGTGTGACGAAGCGTTATATCCCATGTACTACAGtatttataatacaattaacCGACAAATTGGAACTACGTGGGCATTAAAATccaatttattaatatattaaagaacTCCTCAATGTCaaatacgcatatacatatgtatgtatgtgctgtgAACGACCAGTCTTCGCACTAACCTCGTAATTCACCCTTTCCATCCTTTGCATGTGAATGCCTTTGACATACATAACTATAAAACACGTAGAGCATTAAATAGGAAATTAACACGCTTTAAGCTTACTAAAAACAACATCGAAGGGCACAGAAAGGGTGAACATCGGCAGAAGCATCATGTCCTACACAGAATTGGAATCAGGTTACCAGGACTTACGGCAATCGTCGCAGCACGCACAATCTCAAACGCAGTCCTTTTCAAGCGAACGCAGTAGCCGTTCTGGATTTTTTGTTGGCAGTGATGGCAATGTAAAAATTCCCAATTCTATATAGTACCTATtaattctaaaacatatttttataagtacATGTGCACATATACATTACATGTGTTTGCCAAATGAAAACATTGGtaaaaagtatacatacatacataagtgggAGTTTTTAAATTACTATACTCAATTTCAATTATGTATCACTTCAAAAtcgatattttaatattattggcCTCTGCGTTATATGCGCAATATTAACACTACGTTCTGCCTGGCTAGCTTCTACTCCATTCGGTCATCCTGCGTCAGATAAAATTGGAAGAACAGTGCCATATTGCTGATTGGTCTAGCTAATAACGCATTGGATGTTGTTTTAGTCACAGATTTATTTATAATCTACATCCGTAACCAATTGCATCATTTGCACCTAATTTTACGTTTCTTTGCAGCATAAATTGGTACTATTCTCCGAATGGCTCGTTTAATATAAACTATCACTGATTTCTTGAATATTTTACGAAGTGGACGGCACTGACTTTCGCGATATAAGGACGCATAGACGGATGGAAAAAGCAAAGCCTTTTTCACTCTAGTTTTAAGTCAATGTCATATTTCGTGCTTAATAGTAGAGAACATCCACTATATTGGTAGTTTTTAATGTCCTAATACCCGAGCACTACTTAGTAAGTAATTTTGAAGGTAGAGTTTGCGGTTAAActgaaaaatcctttttttttattaattttttacgtCCTTCCGTGTGGGTGGGAGTAATTTaaagtatgtatttttgtaGCGAATATTGCATTTCTGCCTTTGacttatgcacatatgtacatacatatatactaaatGGGGCCATTCCGGTAAAGTAAACTCGATTGTTATGAATGCGTAGGTCAGGGGCACTTTGTACTAATTAGCAACTTTCGGATTACAATTCATGTGAAACgtgctttaattttaaagaaCTATATTTAAAACTTGTCATTGGCACTGTGCTAATCGCATTGGCTCAGATAGAATGTTTTTTACGTGAGTACCTGCTGGCGAGAGCTCTAACTCACGGCACCCAAAGGCACACGGATCCAAAtcaataacacaggccgacaaaatttaaccaacattcagacccagaaaccagactatatatttccgaaggtttatgatgcgctgaatccaaatctggcctcagaattgctctatcagctctggttttcgagatatcctaacctaaaagtgcaaaaaaccccatttttgcccatatttgaggttatgtagccttgcagatgttttctttcaccaaaattaaaggatggcatctttaaatacaatccttcttttttcaaatggcgttttgtttgctcaaatatcattttttttcgcagagatatcgcattttgaaattttcatgtttcgaaattttcctacacctgaaaatcgattaagataacatagacatgatatattcgattactaattttcttgaattgagtcttatttttcttaaaattttgtctcacaccataagtgtgctgactcaccacatccctacactatctaacctttgggtaccgagtcacacacagccctaacccctagaaaccacccctatcataccgcgagcaggctaacccacataaccgcaagcaggctttcccacaaactccaaatttacatactattaatccatatatttcaggccctcaaacccaagaaaattagtaagcgactatatcatgtctatgttatcttaatcgattttcaggtgtaggaaaatttcgaaacatgaaaatttcaaaatgcgttatctctgcgaaaaaaaatgatatttgagcaaacaaaacgccatttgaaaaaagaaggataatatttaaagatgccatcctttaattttggtgaaagaaaacatctgcaaggctacataacctcaaatatgggcaaaaatggtgttttttgcacttttaggttaggatatctcgaaaaccagagctgatagagcaattctgaggccagatttggattcagcgcatcataaaccttcggaaatatatagtctggtttctgggtctgaatgttggttaaattttgtcggcctagttccattaaacacgaaagatacgattatcgtaaaaactcaaactaataaattaattttagttatcaatccgaattttgcatggacagagaagcagatattagtttaaattatttcggatacttttccttgtagactagtgtaatcaaTGGTCAGGACCCCAACAAAATTTGTTAccaattggcagtgtggcatggacactgccgttctatgggtcccggcacccggttgcaatgcaactccacaTTGGCCTAAAacctacccgcgctttaggtcttaaccacagccaccacgaaaacctccccaaacaacaggtcagagcgaactctgagggctcctgttccccgtggtaccgagttatgGTTTTCGGTGAGACAACGTACCCGAAGACACTGGTggacctagattttagtcgcctacGGCAgccataccttacctcgggcatattctaacccctgcaccgctgggggagATTGACCTCTACAGTAGGCGTTTGCATTTCTgtttaaaagaatataaatatcAGTTGCTGTCGCTGTTGGTGTTGTTCTGGCATCTTGGGAATTAGCCGATTTTTGTTGCTATCGAATTGCTACCATCTATTGAGCTGGTAACAAAAATCACAATTGCAGAGAATACGGAAATATGCTGGTGTTTTTATTTGCCGACACAAACTTTTTGCAGTATAGACCGAATGACCTAATCTAATCACGCGTATTTAatcaatgaaaataatatttgttttattttttagtggTTTGGGTGAAAATGCTAGTGTAAAAGTATATTGCTAGAAAAGTGCACATTAATTTTCGCATTGAAAGGCTGCTTAGGGTAGCCTTGACCGCTTTTGTCTTCGAGCCGACGTCTCATTATTAATCTTAtaaattattgcaatttttatcAACAACACTAACAAATGATGACAACTTGTgtttcatataatataatatatataaatccgATTTTATTAcagccgttgaaaaatacttaagaacgaaACCCAGTTTtctctatttaaaatttgtttaataaaaaatcacttTAGTATTTTGCTTATTAGGTTTTATTTGATAAAATGAGAATGTTTTAAATCTTTATCAGTATTTTTATCTAAGataatattgtacattttttacttcatgTGCAAAAGTTAATACAAATCGAAAATTCTTCGAGAAAAATACTTAAGGAGGAATTAAAATAATagtcaaatcataaaaaatgcaggCGAAAGGGAAAAGTATAcattataattttgttgaaaatcccTTTTGCTTTATTACTAATGCACTGGACCTTTGCATAGATATTATTAAATCTCTACAACATTCAACAGAAATGGAATCCCTTGCTTTTTGGCCTTTTCAAATAACTGatccaaatttatgatattatgTGTACTGAATGTATGTTTTACGTCATTTCAACGATGTTCTATTGGATTTAAGTCGGCACGCGAAGATGCCCAGTCCAGAACAGTGATCAGATTGtcttcgaaaaaaatgtttgccccACCAGAAGTGTGCTTCGACATTAACAAATCATTTTAACTCCAAATACTTTATTCTTTACATATTTACCAGTTACAATATAAAACAAGAACCAATGCACAAAATTTTGGATAAAGACCGTTCTTAACtatatttctcacaaaaatatcagtCCTACTAAAACTACGAAAAATTAATGGGACCTCTCCAAGAGAAATAGAGAAATAAATGCATTTCAATAAATGTGATGACGCAAATATATTCAAGCGCAAAAAGTACCGGTACGGCACCGTACTCGATAAAACATGCGCATATAAGTTTGCCAACGcatcgttcttaagtatttcTCACCAGCTGTATATAATAAAACTTATGAGTAGGTAATAACAAGGACTAATACAAAAACCTGAACagcgaaaaataaatcaatatgcGTTAAtgcaaaaatacgaaaacttaACTCATCGCTATGGGCAACAGTTTGGACAAATTCGTCTTTAATGGCGGCTACCCCGGTAATAGTTGGGAACGTCGCCACCAGAGTGCACGGTCACCACAACATCAACATAAGCAGTGTTTGGAAGAGCTTCATTACTTCCGCCAACAACAATCGAACGCACCGAATGCACAAATGGTGGGCGATTGTAATATGAAGTCATTGATACACGTCAATTCAACGCCAAATCTTGGGGGTTCGTATCGTTCGCTAGCTGTGACTAAATCCAAAACACGAGACAATTAAATACGATAttcgtatttatttacatacatacgtacgtatagCATTGTGCAAAACCTAATATTATGTGCTGCCCTTCTTTTAGTCTGCttatttcgattattatttgaATAACTAATATTCAATAAGTTGGTATAACGGAGTTGCTACAAGTGATAAAATTAACTAATTATTGAGTTAAGTTCTAAGGAAATTCGATCAAAACAGGTATTGTATGGAAATCGAAACCAATTTTTCATGTTTGCTGTAACGTTTCTTTTGAGTTCAGAGTagtttgcgctggatgtatttAGTGAGCCATATCTCATGGTATAagatacatacgtacaaatatATAGCATCAAgtcatattaaaatatttctttgccagttttgtttttcatgaAGCCACATCGAAATTGGAGgcaaaatgcgaaaaattcgatattttttcagTACCACTAGACCGAGCTGAAAAGTCGAAGCCGGTGACCAAAAAAATGTCTGCTGTTTATGGATCCAAGATATGTAGTATCGAATGTAATCCGTTTGGTAGGCCAATCGCTGAAAATGTTGACAAAATCGTGGAAATAtggaaagccaaaaaaaaaaatatttggggaatgctgctgtcgtgacagtccttggccggataaaaGCCCGTGTTGTTTCGGCAACAGAACCGACCGTCGTGGAGTCTGTTCGACTTGCTAACACTTTCAATTGCCAAGAAACTAAAGATAAGCACGAAAACCATTTGGAACTATTTGCATACGGTTGGTTTCAAGAATAAactgattttatgaaaaaaatcttttagatCGAAGCCTGTGATTCTTTGCAGAAACTTTACAATAAAGTCGTTTTTTTTTGAGGGGTGGTAACTGGCAGTGAAAACAGACCACATACAAAAAACAGCCAAAAGAGATTTTGGCAAAATAGCAGTGAGCCGTCTCTAACGGGACTCTCTTCCTTTGGATCCAACCTGTCGAAATGGCAGATGCGTTAGaggaagacgaccggtaactacTTCCCACATGGTTcagtaagctgctacaacaacaacaacatctagAAGATTTTGGTGTGTGTTTGGTGAGACAATCAATTCAACTGAATATATTGAAGCAGACTACTGGCCAAAATtggtaatatatataaaatgataTTTATGCGAATCAAAACAACGCCATGCCGCACAGATCTTTAACGACGCGCTAGAAGCTGCACATCCACCATTTACTCTAAAAGTGACGATTATCACCTAATTAAGCATTTGCAAAATAGAATGGTCAAAAACTGGCCTCAAAAAAGATTCCACAGGCATCATCATGAGCTGATTAAGTTTTTTACCAATATAGACAGGGTCCACCCGTTGAAACAGCTTGTTTCCTCGTTAGATGGTATAGACAATAAAGGAATGATGACTGCACTACACTAAGCATGGCTTTATGAACTTCTACAACAACAGGACCCATATTGAGTCCAATTATATTATGTTAATTCTTATCCTCGTAATAAG comes from Anastrepha ludens isolate Willacy chromosome 3, idAnaLude1.1, whole genome shotgun sequence and encodes:
- the LOC128857628 gene encoding calponin homology domain-containing protein DDB_G0272472-like, with product MINCVSRGKEAPIELPKIGNKKPIVLSSQRFNKLLNNANQVEKLQAQKEIEEEQKYKEYLKEGSDQLVAHFKGNIQRTQDEKLAEIKANMEQKITKMQEDIHQSKENEERERSERLAKAQNLMEQLKPGPKDLHSAAMQSEVLRARNVQRNINKEFEKAIKRQECMDKLACEHQAFAFMQEDQLRQLEREQNMNTYKKEMLQTINESYKQRVEHKKQLIKEQQAIREAMDQEIKAQIEREKAIMEKKRASLRKNALEAMKMVEQRRLRERMTEEIEDRLCCVYNLGKLDMDVVKKEEEAKKLIYGEEKKQEMQAQFFRCIQAKTDAAEDERVRRDISRMQLKFTAEEQEKIRKDKAAKQARIEAYMRELQQQKEVKRRAEEEKRYDMATRFKNCEVNRLFEEAQQQKRLTQIKETRASLKEQLELKKRVENEDKELMRPTCEDNKEEREDKYFFEYARNLMEDAHKKDRPLYPFVKVVQQYKRERGIDCERKTPRHLVTQVNIGTRPPIECKTNVDHLSATLVNKPKPTQLKAAHDSSTEAMHISKSVPIGKETLAMGKMERSAKDSILENCLKISELIAADAKKTGNDDKEKCDNRLVDCLKPSNRMAQLKKDDDCESLLNSGKVRYSLGELKKMNQFPSTKEQ